Genomic segment of Nocardiopsis mwathae:
AGACGATGCGCTGCTGCGGCGCGCTGGGCACGGTGTGGGCGGCGAACAGCAGCGTGTCCGGTTCCCGGTGGGCGACCTCGTCGACGACCTCGTCAGCGCAGTCGTCGAAGGCGTCGGCATGGCCTTCGGCCAGCGTGTAGATGGTGATGATGCCGCGCAGCCGGGACGGCTGGCGCGCGGGTCCCGCCGGTTCGTCCTCGTAGTCGTCGTACTCGTCGTCATAGCCGTCGTCGAAGCCGTCGGCATCGGCCCTCGTGCGGCGCCTGCCCCACACGCCGTCCTCCTGTGGATCGCGGATGTCGTCGAAGCCCTGCTCGTCCTCGTCGTGGTCGGCGTCGGAGTCCTCGGGCGGCTCCTCGGAGCGGCGGCGGCCGCCGCGCCCCCGACCGCGGCCACGGCGCTCTCTGGGCGGCTTCTGCGAGCGCACCAGGGCGGCCCACAGCGAGCCCACGGCCCCCAGCATCATGAGCTGGCCGAGCATGCTCAGCCCGAAGCGGGCCACCAGGATCTCCAGCACGACCGCGAGGGCGACCAGGCCGATCACCGACAGCCGGTGCTGGGCGAACCGCGGGCGGTCCCGCATCCGCCGTGCCGCCACGATCGCGCACGCGAGCAGGGCCAGCACGGCGAACGTGTGCACCAGGGTCAGTACCGAGCGGGGGATGAGGTCGTAGTGGTCGGCCAGGGCCGGGTAGCTGCCGTCGTAGCGGCCGCGCAGCTGGTCCAGGGTGAGCACCACCAGTGGCACGACGGTCAGCGTCGTCACCACCAGGCGGGTTCCGAATCGGGCGCGCGGTGACTCGACCGCGTACTCGACCGCCCCCCACGCCGCCATCAGCGGCCCGATCAGCGCGACGCCGATCTGGAAGATCCGGAAGGTCACGTCGGAGAAGTCCAGGAGCGCCCCGGGGAAGGCGGCGCTCAGCGCGATCGCGACGCCGACGGACGACGCGACCCACGCACCCGTGTGGACCTGCGGGTCCCGCTGCGTACGCGCGATCAGCGCAGCGGTGGCGCTCCAGGCCACCAGTGCGCAGACGAATGCCAGTCCTACCTCGACCATCCCGCTAATAATGCTGCACATTCACCCCCGGTTGTGCACACGACGCGGGTTTCACAGCTCCGACTTGCGTGGTTTCAAGGGAATAAGCGGCCGATGTCCGAATTGAGATGTGAGTTAGCTCACCCGGAGTGATGTCGTGTTCCCGTTCCGGACGTCGCACCGGCGGGGGACCGTAGGCTCAAGACATGTGGGCCAATATCCGACCCGACGAGAATGGCGGTGATGCCGCCATTGCCCGGCGCGGCGCGGCCTTCTTCGACGTCGACAACACCCTGATGCGCGGGGCGTCGATCTACTACTTCGCGCGCGGACTCGCCGCCCGTGACCTGTTCACCACGCGCGACCTGCTCCGGTTCGCCTGGGGCCAGGCGGTCTTCCGGCTCAGCGGCAACGAGCGGCCCCAGCACATCCACGCCGCTCGCGAGGCCGCGCTCGCGTTCGTCGCCGGTCACGCCGTCGACGACCTGGTGTCGCTGTGCGAGGAGATCTACGACGAGACCATGTCGGACCGGATCTGGGAGGGCGCACGCCGCCTGGTCCGCCGCCACCTCGACGCCGGGCAGAGTGTCTGGCTGGTCACCGCGACCCCGGTGGAGCTGGCCGACATCATCAGGCGCAGGCTCGGTCTGACCGGGGCGCTGGGCACCGTCGCCGAGACCGTCGACGGGGTGTACACGGGGCGGCTCGTGGGCGACCTCATGCACGGACCGGCCAAGGCCGACGCGATCCGCGGCCTGGCCCGGCGCGAAGGCCTGGACCTGTCGGTCTCCTCCGCCTATAGCGACTCCTACAACGATCTGCCGCTGCTGTCGCTCGTCGGCCACCCCAACGCGGTCAACCCCGACGACGCCCTGCGCGAGCACGCCGCATCCCAGGGGTGGCCGGTCCACGAGTTCCGCAGGCACCGCGCGAAGCTGCGCGTGGGGGTTCCCGCCGCCGTGGCGGGGGCGGTCGGCGGTGCGGTCGCCGTGGGCATGCTCCGCCGCCGGAGGAACGGCGCCGCGGCCCCGAGGCCCTGAGAAGGGCCGGGGGTTCAGGAGCGCCCGACCGCGGCGCGGACACGGTGGATCATCGGGCCGCGGCGGCCCGCACGCTCACGCCCGCGGCCGTTCTTCGGACGGCCGCCGCCGATGCCGCGTTCGGCGAGGAAGGCCTCGAAGGTCTCCTGCGAGGTGTAGGAGGGCGACCAGCCCACGGTGCGCTGGAGCTTGCTGACGTCCAGGACGCGGTCGGTGCACAGCAACCTCAGCTGCTCGGGCGAGTAGTCGATCCGGCCGCGGCGGACGAGCCCGCGCAGCACCCGCAGGCCGCGCTCGGGCATGGCCACGCCCGGGCGCCCGGCACGGCGCAGGCATGCCGACAGGGGGATGGCGCCGGGGGCGGCGACGTTGAAGACGCCGTCGCCGTCGCCGACCGCCATCAGGCGCAGCGCCTCCACGGCATCGTCCTCGTGGATGAACTGCAGCCGGGGATCGTAGCCGCGGACCGTGGGCACCACCCGGAGCCCGAAGTAGCGGGCGAGCGGGGTCTCCATCGAGGGGCCGATGACGTTGGCGAAGCGCAGGACGGCCACCGACACGTCCGGACGGCGGCGGGCCAGGTGGCGGGTGTGCCGTTCCACCTCCGCGGCGTCCTGGGCGTAGGCGGACCGCGGGATGTCGCGGGCCTGGAGGTCCTCGGTGTAGAGCTCCTCGGCGGGCGGGGCGGTCCCGTAGACGGCCGCGCTGGAGCGCACCACCAGCCGCCGCACGGTCGTGGACCGCTGGCAGGCGGCCAGCAGCTGCATGGTGCCCAGAACGTGGTTGGCCTGCGACTCCGCCCGTCCCTCGGCGCCCCCCGGCGCCGTGGTGAGGCCGAGGTGCAGGACCGTGTCCGCGCCGGACTCCCGGACGACCCTGCTCACGCTGTCGTCGTGCAGGTCCGCAGCCACGTACTCGACCCGTCCCGGCGCGTATCCGGGGGGAGCGGGATCGACACCGACGACCCGGTCGACACCGGGATCGTCGACCAGTTTTTCCGCTACCCGGGCGCCCAGGTGGCGGGAGACCCCGGTGACAAGTACGACTCGGCCCATGACAACACGCCTCGAAGTATTGGGTACGCGTGAAAGGTGGGGGGTGTCTCCGCGTCGGCCACGGCCGTCATCCGGCCGGCCGGCGTCGGCGGAGAGGCACGAACCTACTTCTTGTTGCGGCGCGCGATGCGAGTCCTCTTGAGAAGCTTGCGGTGCTTCTTCTTCGCCATGCGCTTACGGCGCTTCTTGATGACGGAACCCATACGGATCACCTCTCGCCAACGGTTGCAGAGAACACGACAGCCCACCCGGCCCGCGTCCACCTGAACGCGGTGCGGACCACTGGGTGCCATCGAGGGGGATACGACGCGGCGTCCCGCCGGAGCGCCTGGAGGCAGACTCACCGGGCGGCAGGCATGCCGCACCTCCGCATGGAACGGAGGGCGACGTATACGCCGCACCCAACGAGCTAGCCTACCCGCTCGTGCCAATCCTCGAACGCACAGCCGCCCCTCCCTTATTCCCGGTGCACCCCGCTACGCACCGGGGACGCCCGGCCCCGAACCGTACAGAGAGGCCGCGGGCTCGCAGTACCCGACGCTGACCAACCGCTGGTCCTCGAACGTCAGAGACGTCACGCTGGCGAGCTCGCACTGGCGGCGGTCGGGCCGGTGCCACAGCCGCTTGTGCTCGGCCGCACGGCGCACCGTCCAGATCGGCAGCTGGTGGCTGACACACACCGCCTCGCGGCCCCACGCCTCCTTGCGCACGACCTTGACGACGTCGACCATGCGGGCCGCGATCTCCCGGTAGGCCTCCCCCCACGACGGCCGGAAGGGGTTGTACAGCCGCCGCGCGATGCCGGGCCGGACCAGGGCGTTCCGGTCGACGCGCATGCCCTGCAGCGAGTTGGCCGCCTCGATCAGCCGGTCGTCGAGCCGCACGGGCAGGCCGAAGCGGTCCGCCAGTGGCTCGGCGGTCTCCTGGGTGCGCTCCAGGGGCGAGGAGTACAGGGCGGCGATGTCCCGGTCGGCGAACCAGTCCGCCGCGAGGTCGGCCATCCGGCTGCCGGTCTGGCTGAGGTGGAAGTCCGGCAGCCGCCCGTAGAGGATCCCCTCGGGGTTGTGCACTTCACCGTGCCGGAGCAGGTGGACGACGGTGGTCGTGGGCATGTGTGCGACCGCTTCCCTTCATGCTTCTTCCGGTGCTGACGGCGTCGCGCGCGAGGCGGCGTGCACCTCAACGGTATCGGTCACCACGTCGGACGCGGTGCGCAGGGCGTCCAGCATGGCCTGGACCGCGGGGCGGCGCCCCGCCTCCCGCCGCCACACCGCATACACGCTGCGCACCATGACCGGGCGCACGGGCACCGTCACCACGTCGGGGGACGGGCGCCCGCGGCCCAGCCGGGGCAGCAGCGCCAGCCCCAGCCCGGCCGACACCAGCGCCAGCTGGGTGGGGTATTCGTCGCTGTAGTGGGCGATCCGCGGCTCCACGCCCTGGCGGCGCAGCGTGTCGGCGAGCCAGTCGTAGCAGAGGGTGCCGCGCGGGGAGGAGATCCACGGGTCGCCGGCCAGCTCGGACAGCTCCACGTCCGCGCGCCCCGCCAGCGGGTGCGCGGCCGGCATCGCGACCTCGGCCGGATCGTCGAACAGGTGGGCACGCTCGATACCCTCGGGGATCGGCAGCGGCGATCCGTACCGGTCCTGCACGACCGCCAGGTCGCTCTCCCCGCGCAGCACCTGCGACTGGGACGCCGGAGGGTCGCACTCGATGAGCGTGACGGTGAGCCGCGGGTGGCGCCGCGCCGTGTCGACCAGCACCCGGGGCATCAGGCCGCGCGCCGCCGTGGGGAACGCGGCCACCCGCAGCGGTCCGACGACGCCGCCCCGCTGCGCCTCCAGGTCCGCCTCGGCCTCGGTGATCAGTTCGAGGATCCGGTCGGCGTGCTGGACCAGCACGTGGGCGGCGTCGGTGAGCCGGACGCCGCGCCCGTTGCGCTCCAGCAGCTGCGCGGAGGTCTCCCGCTCCAGCTTGGTGATCTGCTGGGAGACCGCCGAGGTGGTGATGCCGAGGACCTCGGCGGCCGCACTCACCGACCCGTACTGGGCGATGGTGGACAGGGCGCGCAGCCGGTCGATATCCAACATCCCCACATGGTAAAGCTCCGGTTAACGGTCGATCGGCGATTCGCGTAGAAACCCTTCGTTCTGGATCGCTGCCCCGCCGAGTGGCGCGGAACGGCACGGGACCGAACCGGCCCGCCGCCCGTCAGGCACCGGCCTCCGCAGCGGCACGCGCGGCCCGCGGCAGCGCCGAGACCACCCGGTCGACGGCCGCGTCGTCGTGGGCCGCGGAGAAGAACCACGCCTCGAACGCCGCGGGCGGCAGGTAGACGCCCTGGTCCAGCATCGCGTGGAAGAACGCGGCGAACGCCTGCGTGTTCTGCGCCCGCGCCCCGTCGAAGTCGGT
This window contains:
- a CDS encoding antibiotic biosynthesis monooxygenase; translated protein: MVEVGLAFVCALVAWSATAALIARTQRDPQVHTGAWVASSVGVAIALSAAFPGALLDFSDVTFRIFQIGVALIGPLMAAWGAVEYAVESPRARFGTRLVVTTLTVVPLVVLTLDQLRGRYDGSYPALADHYDLIPRSVLTLVHTFAVLALLACAIVAARRMRDRPRFAQHRLSVIGLVALAVVLEILVARFGLSMLGQLMMLGAVGSLWAALVRSQKPPRERRGRGRGRGGRRRSEEPPEDSDADHDEDEQGFDDIRDPQEDGVWGRRRTRADADGFDDGYDDEYDDYEDEPAGPARQPSRLRGIITIYTLAEGHADAFDDCADEVVDEVAHREPDTLLFAAHTVPSAPQQRIVYAIYRDQLAIEEHEQQPHVMEFQRRSSPHVVATNVIELSLSGASANDNLADMLMPR
- a CDS encoding HAD family hydrolase, producing the protein MWANIRPDENGGDAAIARRGAAFFDVDNTLMRGASIYYFARGLAARDLFTTRDLLRFAWGQAVFRLSGNERPQHIHAAREAALAFVAGHAVDDLVSLCEEIYDETMSDRIWEGARRLVRRHLDAGQSVWLVTATPVELADIIRRRLGLTGALGTVAETVDGVYTGRLVGDLMHGPAKADAIRGLARREGLDLSVSSAYSDSYNDLPLLSLVGHPNAVNPDDALREHAASQGWPVHEFRRHRAKLRVGVPAAVAGAVGGAVAVGMLRRRRNGAAAPRP
- a CDS encoding NAD-dependent epimerase/dehydratase family protein yields the protein MGRVVLVTGVSRHLGARVAEKLVDDPGVDRVVGVDPAPPGYAPGRVEYVAADLHDDSVSRVVRESGADTVLHLGLTTAPGGAEGRAESQANHVLGTMQLLAACQRSTTVRRLVVRSSAAVYGTAPPAEELYTEDLQARDIPRSAYAQDAAEVERHTRHLARRRPDVSVAVLRFANVIGPSMETPLARYFGLRVVPTVRGYDPRLQFIHEDDAVEALRLMAVGDGDGVFNVAAPGAIPLSACLRRAGRPGVAMPERGLRVLRGLVRRGRIDYSPEQLRLLCTDRVLDVSKLQRTVGWSPSYTSQETFEAFLAERGIGGGRPKNGRGRERAGRRGPMIHRVRAAVGRS
- a CDS encoding 30S ribosomal protein bS22; this encodes MGSVIKKRRKRMAKKKHRKLLKRTRIARRNKK
- a CDS encoding histidine phosphatase family protein, translated to MPTTTVVHLLRHGEVHNPEGILYGRLPDFHLSQTGSRMADLAADWFADRDIAALYSSPLERTQETAEPLADRFGLPVRLDDRLIEAANSLQGMRVDRNALVRPGIARRLYNPFRPSWGEAYREIAARMVDVVKVVRKEAWGREAVCVSHQLPIWTVRRAAEHKRLWHRPDRRQCELASVTSLTFEDQRLVSVGYCEPAASLYGSGPGVPGA
- a CDS encoding LysR family transcriptional regulator, whose translation is MLDIDRLRALSTIAQYGSVSAAAEVLGITTSAVSQQITKLERETSAQLLERNGRGVRLTDAAHVLVQHADRILELITEAEADLEAQRGGVVGPLRVAAFPTAARGLMPRVLVDTARRHPRLTVTLIECDPPASQSQVLRGESDLAVVQDRYGSPLPIPEGIERAHLFDDPAEVAMPAAHPLAGRADVELSELAGDPWISSPRGTLCYDWLADTLRRQGVEPRIAHYSDEYPTQLALVSAGLGLALLPRLGRGRPSPDVVTVPVRPVMVRSVYAVWRREAGRRPAVQAMLDALRTASDVVTDTVEVHAASRATPSAPEEA